A single Acidimicrobiia bacterium DNA region contains:
- a CDS encoding ribonuclease J has product MSRPPVTITFLGGLGEIGRNCFCLEVDDRILVVDCGLMFPDVDMPGVDLVLPDFTYLRENADRVEGVFLTHAHEDHAGGLAFLLRDVAVPIYGSPLSLGLARSRIEEAGMLDRTELIPVYDGERRSIGPFDCEFIPVTHSVPHAFATAYHTPAGTILHSGDFKLDLTPVDGRKTDLALIGEIAKRTGGVKLLLSDSTNAERPGFTPSETTVGATMRTMFRDHPERRIIVASFASHLHRVQQVCEAALNAGRRVAFLGRSMTQNVALAREMGMLDIPTERVIDIEEVPRYAPGEVCVVCTGSQGEPLSALSLMAAHEHKFIKVSEDDVVVISAHAIPGNESNVSRVIDSLHRAGAEVIHGGNAGVHVSGHASQEELKFLLDIVQPDWFVPVHGEYRHLVHHARLAREVGVPADHVLVCEDGDVLTVCESGIEVERRAVPAGYQYVDGIVGDVGLGVLRDRRNLAEEGLVVVIVTIDAATGDVVTGPEIVTRGWVYAPEAEELLEEAKAAVRASLAEAADEGATDFETIRRHARRSLGKFINERTRRRPAIIPVVIEV; this is encoded by the coding sequence ATGAGTCGCCCGCCGGTCACGATCACCTTCCTCGGCGGGCTGGGCGAGATCGGGCGCAACTGCTTCTGCCTCGAGGTCGACGACCGCATCCTCGTCGTCGATTGCGGCCTGATGTTCCCCGACGTCGACATGCCGGGCGTCGACCTCGTCTTGCCCGATTTCACGTACCTCCGCGAGAACGCCGATCGGGTCGAGGGCGTGTTCCTCACGCATGCCCACGAGGACCACGCGGGCGGCTTGGCCTTCCTGCTCCGCGACGTCGCCGTCCCCATCTACGGGTCGCCGCTGTCTCTCGGTCTCGCCCGTTCCCGCATCGAGGAGGCGGGGATGCTCGATCGCACAGAGTTGATCCCGGTGTACGACGGTGAGCGGCGCTCGATCGGGCCGTTCGACTGCGAGTTCATCCCCGTGACGCACTCGGTGCCGCATGCCTTCGCCACCGCGTACCACACGCCGGCCGGGACGATCCTCCACAGTGGCGACTTCAAGCTCGACCTCACCCCGGTCGACGGCCGCAAGACCGACCTCGCGCTGATCGGCGAGATCGCGAAGCGGACCGGTGGCGTGAAGCTGCTGCTTTCCGACTCCACGAACGCCGAGCGGCCCGGGTTCACGCCGTCGGAGACCACGGTCGGGGCCACGATGCGCACGATGTTCCGCGACCATCCGGAGCGCCGGATCATCGTCGCCTCGTTCGCCTCACACCTCCACCGCGTGCAGCAGGTGTGCGAGGCGGCTCTCAACGCCGGTCGTCGGGTCGCATTCCTCGGGCGGTCGATGACCCAGAACGTGGCGCTCGCCCGGGAGATGGGCATGCTCGACATCCCGACCGAGCGCGTGATCGACATCGAGGAGGTACCGCGCTACGCGCCGGGCGAGGTGTGCGTGGTGTGCACGGGGTCGCAGGGTGAGCCGTTGAGCGCGCTCTCGCTCATGGCCGCGCACGAGCACAAGTTCATCAAGGTGAGCGAAGACGATGTCGTCGTGATCTCGGCGCACGCGATCCCGGGGAACGAGTCGAACGTGTCGCGCGTGATCGACTCGCTGCACCGCGCCGGCGCCGAAGTCATCCACGGCGGGAACGCGGGCGTCCACGTATCGGGTCACGCGTCACAGGAGGAGCTGAAGTTCCTGCTCGACATCGTGCAGCCCGACTGGTTCGTCCCCGTGCACGGTGAGTACCGCCACCTCGTCCACCACGCGCGGCTCGCGCGGGAGGTGGGCGTGCCAGCCGACCACGTGCTCGTGTGCGAGGACGGCGACGTGCTCACGGTATGTGAGTCGGGGATCGAGGTGGAGCGCCGCGCGGTACCGGCCGGTTACCAGTACGTCGACGGCATCGTCGGCGATGTCGGTCTCGGCGTGCTGCGCGACCGGCGCAACCTCGCCGAGGAGGGGCTGGTGGTCGTCATCGTCACCATCGACGCGGCGACCGGCGACGTCGTCACCGGCCCCGAGATCGTCACCCGCGGTTGGGTCTACGCGCCGGAAGCGGAGGAGTTGCTCGAGGAGGCAAAGGCCGCGGTGCGGGCGTCGCTGGCGGAGGCGGCCGACGAGGGTGCCACCGACTTCGAGACAATCCGCCGGCATGCGCGCCGGTCGTTGGGCAAGTTCATCAACGAGCGCACCCGCCGTCGTCCCGCCATCATCCCGGTGGTGATCGAGGTCTGA